Proteins encoded by one window of Nocardia goodfellowii:
- a CDS encoding pyridoxamine 5'-phosphate oxidase family protein, whose translation MRQLRQAEIAGLLADDTVAYLATIDAAGYPHVTPIWFLWDGSAFRLTSFADRPHVRRIRLNSRVGVVVDHELGLRADGQRPNRQIRIIGDAELTDDRQGRWTARIREKYLRADADLIPTDDDRILITITPTRTWAVASV comes from the coding sequence ATGCGTCAGCTCCGCCAGGCGGAAATCGCCGGGCTGCTCGCCGACGACACTGTCGCGTATCTGGCCACCATCGATGCGGCCGGATATCCGCACGTCACCCCGATCTGGTTCCTGTGGGACGGCAGCGCTTTCCGGCTGACGAGCTTCGCCGATCGTCCGCACGTGCGGCGTATCCGCCTGAACTCGCGCGTCGGCGTGGTGGTCGATCACGAACTCGGTCTGCGCGCCGACGGTCAGCGACCGAACCGTCAGATCCGAATCATCGGTGACGCCGAACTCACGGACGATCGGCAGGGCCGGTGGACCGCGCGCATCCGGGAGAAGTATCTCCGGGCCGACGCGGACCTGATCCCCACCGACGACGACCGCATCCTGATCACCATCACGCCCACTCGGACCTGGGCCGTCGCGAGCGTCTAG
- a CDS encoding alpha/beta fold hydrolase, with translation MHKPRHHSIDVDGLEIFYRAAGSADKPCVLLLHGFPSSSYSFRDVLTPLAEVSRVIAPDLPGSGFSGAPPVDKYEYTFAHQADTIERFLELIGVDEFFVYLHDFGAPVGYYLATRHPERILGLIVQNGNAHDEGMGSQWDSSRAYWADPSEANRAALPDWMNFESTRYQYLGGLPDRVRDLPPPEGWQLDWERLSRPGCIEAQFQLYTSYGAHVARFPELADYHRTHQPPCLVLWGRHDPFYDLPEIMAYARVLDRLEMHVYDGGHFLLETHAAECAAVMAAFIAEASAER, from the coding sequence GTGCACAAGCCACGCCATCACAGTATCGATGTGGACGGACTGGAGATCTTCTACCGAGCGGCCGGCAGCGCGGACAAGCCGTGTGTGCTGCTGCTGCACGGGTTCCCGAGCTCGTCGTACAGCTTCCGGGACGTGCTCACGCCGCTGGCCGAGGTGAGCCGGGTGATCGCCCCGGACCTGCCGGGATCCGGATTCTCCGGTGCGCCACCGGTCGACAAGTACGAGTACACCTTCGCCCACCAGGCCGACACCATCGAGCGCTTCCTGGAGCTGATCGGTGTGGACGAGTTCTTCGTCTACCTGCACGACTTCGGCGCACCGGTGGGCTACTACCTCGCCACGCGGCACCCCGAGCGCATCCTCGGCCTCATCGTGCAGAACGGCAATGCCCACGACGAGGGCATGGGCAGCCAGTGGGACAGTTCCCGCGCCTATTGGGCCGATCCCTCCGAAGCCAACCGCGCCGCGCTGCCGGACTGGATGAACTTCGAGAGCACTAGATACCAGTACCTGGGCGGTCTGCCCGATCGGGTACGTGACCTGCCGCCGCCCGAGGGCTGGCAGCTGGACTGGGAACGGCTGTCGCGACCGGGTTGCATCGAGGCCCAATTCCAGCTCTATACCTCCTACGGCGCGCACGTTGCTCGCTTCCCCGAGCTGGCCGACTATCACCGCACGCACCAGCCGCCGTGCCTGGTGCTGTGGGGCCGGCACGACCCATTCTACGACTTGCCCGAGATCATGGCCTATGCCCGGGTGCTGGATCGGCTGGAGATGCATGTCTACGACGGCGGCCACTTCCTGCTGGAAACCCACGCCGCCGAATGCGCCGCCGTGATGGCGGCCTTCATCGCGGAGGCCTCCGCCGAACGCTGA
- the tsaD gene encoding tRNA (adenosine(37)-N6)-threonylcarbamoyltransferase complex transferase subunit TsaD, translated as MIVMGIESSCDETGVGIVRRHDDGTCELLADEVASSVDQHARFGGVVPEIASRAHLEAIVPAMRRALSVAGIAKPDALAVTIGPGLAGALLVGVAAAKAYAAAWDIPFYALNHLGGHVAVDTLEHGPMPPCVALLVSGGHTHLLHVADLAEPIIELGSTVDDAAGEAFDKVARLLGLGYPGGPALDAAAQTGDPKAIAFPRGMTGPRDPRYDFSFSGLKTAVARHVEAAQRQGITPDQLPIPDIAASFQESVADVLTMKAVRAAQDIGVDTLVLGGGATANSRIRSLAEERCAAAGLTLRVPKPRLCTDNGVMIAALGAHVIAGGAGPSALTVATDPGLPVSVSRVS; from the coding sequence GTGATCGTGATGGGCATCGAAAGCTCGTGTGACGAGACCGGAGTCGGCATCGTGCGCCGGCACGACGACGGCACCTGTGAGCTGCTCGCCGACGAGGTGGCCTCCAGCGTCGACCAGCACGCCCGCTTCGGCGGCGTAGTTCCCGAGATCGCCTCGCGCGCGCACCTGGAAGCCATCGTGCCCGCCATGCGGCGGGCGCTGTCCGTGGCGGGCATCGCCAAGCCGGACGCGCTCGCCGTCACCATCGGTCCCGGCCTGGCCGGAGCACTGCTCGTCGGCGTCGCGGCCGCGAAAGCCTATGCGGCGGCCTGGGATATCCCGTTCTACGCCCTGAACCACCTGGGTGGTCACGTCGCGGTGGACACCCTCGAACACGGTCCGATGCCACCCTGCGTCGCGTTGCTGGTCTCCGGCGGCCACACGCATCTGCTGCACGTAGCCGACCTGGCCGAGCCGATTATCGAACTCGGCAGCACCGTCGACGACGCGGCCGGGGAGGCCTTCGACAAGGTCGCGCGCTTGCTCGGACTCGGCTATCCCGGCGGTCCCGCCCTGGACGCGGCCGCCCAGACCGGTGATCCGAAAGCCATCGCGTTTCCGCGCGGCATGACCGGCCCGCGCGATCCCCGCTACGACTTCTCCTTCTCCGGCCTGAAGACGGCCGTCGCGCGCCACGTGGAAGCGGCCCAGCGCCAAGGCATTACGCCGGACCAGCTGCCGATCCCCGACATCGCGGCCTCCTTCCAGGAGTCGGTGGCCGACGTCCTGACCATGAAGGCCGTTCGCGCGGCCCAGGACATCGGCGTGGACACCCTGGTGCTCGGCGGCGGCGCCACCGCCAACTCGCGCATCCGCTCGCTGGCCGAAGAGCGCTGCGCCGCGGCCGGTTTGACCCTGCGCGTGCCCAAGCCCCGGCTCTGCACCGACAACGGGGTGATGATCGCGGCGCTCGGCGCCCACGTCATCGCGGGCGGCGCAGGCCCGTCCGCACTCACCGTCGCCACCGACCCCGGTCTGCCGGTCTCGGTGAGCCGCGTCAGCTGA
- the rimI gene encoding ribosomal protein S18-alanine N-acetyltransferase, translating to MTDRDIERCVELEQLLFPEDDPWPAVAFRSELAAKHNLYITARDEQDRMVGYAGVALLGDAEHPEAEVHTIGVDPVCHRGGVGTLLLEALLAEAGKRGGPVFLEVRTDNEPAIAMYAKHGFHIIGLRKNYYHPSGADAYTMRRPELSALPLPDEVLS from the coding sequence ATGACCGACCGGGACATCGAGCGCTGCGTCGAACTGGAACAGTTGTTGTTCCCGGAGGACGATCCGTGGCCGGCGGTCGCGTTCCGCTCCGAACTCGCGGCCAAGCACAATCTCTACATCACCGCCCGCGACGAACAGGACCGCATGGTCGGCTACGCGGGCGTGGCGTTGCTCGGTGACGCCGAGCATCCCGAAGCCGAGGTGCACACCATCGGCGTCGACCCGGTCTGTCACCGCGGTGGCGTCGGCACCCTGCTGCTGGAGGCGCTGCTGGCGGAGGCCGGCAAGCGCGGTGGCCCGGTGTTCCTCGAGGTGCGCACCGACAACGAACCCGCGATCGCGATGTATGCCAAACACGGCTTCCACATCATCGGATTGCGCAAGAACTACTACCACCCCAGCGGCGCCGACGCGTACACCATGCGGCGGCCCGAATTGTCGGCGCTGCCGCTCCCGGATGAGGTGCTGTCGTGA
- the tsaB gene encoding tRNA (adenosine(37)-N6)-threonylcarbamoyltransferase complex dimerization subunit type 1 TsaB codes for MLVLAVDTATPAVTAGLVELEQTAGAVELRTVASRVRVDPRAHAEVLTPQILECLTEAGRSRTDIAAVVAGVGPGPFTGLRVGMATAAAFGDALGIPVYGVCSLDAIAADAAPDLNPGRELLVVTDARRREVYWARYRDGVRVAGPGVIKPGELDSGEATAIAGSASHVDFFDLAVLPVETPSPAGLVGAAAREVLDRAVPEPLVPLYLRRPDAVENSFRTLDRTGA; via the coding sequence ATGCTTGTACTAGCTGTCGACACCGCGACACCCGCCGTTACGGCGGGACTGGTGGAACTGGAGCAGACCGCCGGTGCGGTGGAGCTGCGCACGGTCGCCTCGCGTGTTCGGGTGGATCCCCGAGCGCACGCGGAGGTGCTGACTCCGCAGATCCTCGAATGCCTCACCGAGGCAGGCCGTTCCAGAACCGATATCGCCGCGGTCGTCGCCGGTGTCGGGCCGGGCCCGTTCACCGGGCTGCGCGTCGGCATGGCCACCGCCGCCGCCTTCGGTGACGCGCTCGGCATCCCGGTCTACGGCGTCTGCAGTCTCGACGCGATCGCCGCCGACGCCGCGCCGGATCTCAACCCCGGCCGCGAACTGCTCGTCGTCACCGACGCGCGCCGCCGGGAAGTGTATTGGGCGCGCTATCGCGACGGCGTCCGCGTGGCCGGCCCGGGGGTGATCAAGCCGGGCGAACTCGACTCCGGGGAGGCCACGGCCATTGCCGGATCGGCTTCGCACGTGGACTTTTTCGATCTGGCCGTGCTGCCGGTGGAGACGCCGTCACCCGCCGGGCTGGTCGGCGCCGCGGCCCGGGAGGTGCTCGACCGCGCCGTGCCCGAGCCGCTGGTGCCGTTGTACCTGCGCCGTCCCGACGCCGTCGAGAACAGCTTTCGTACGCTCGACCGGACGGGAGCATGA
- the tsaE gene encoding tRNA (adenosine(37)-N6)-threonylcarbamoyltransferase complex ATPase subunit type 1 TsaE produces the protein MVQRTRMLSAVADTEALGRELAEELKAGDLVVLDGPLGAGKTALTRGIAAGLGVQGRVSSPTFIIARQHRAGERGVPLVHVDAYRLGGDLDELDALDLDTDLQDAVVVVEWGLGVVEHLADRHLRVRLSREPESDVRTAVWEWIAGTAEA, from the coding sequence ATGGTGCAGCGGACGCGAATGCTTTCGGCGGTCGCCGATACCGAGGCGCTCGGACGGGAGTTGGCCGAGGAACTGAAGGCCGGTGATCTGGTCGTCCTCGACGGGCCGCTCGGTGCCGGCAAGACCGCGCTCACGCGCGGCATCGCGGCGGGGCTCGGCGTGCAGGGGCGGGTCAGTTCGCCGACCTTCATCATCGCCCGGCAGCACCGGGCGGGGGAGCGCGGCGTACCGCTGGTGCATGTGGACGCCTACCGGCTCGGCGGCGACCTCGACGAACTGGACGCGCTGGACCTCGACACCGATCTGCAGGACGCGGTGGTCGTGGTCGAGTGGGGTCTCGGCGTCGTCGAGCACCTGGCCGATCGGCACCTGCGCGTGCGGCTCTCGCGCGAGCCCGAGTCCGATGTCCGCACCGCCGTGTGGGAATGGATCGCCGGCACGGCGGAAGCCTGA
- a CDS encoding DUF4236 domain-containing protein — protein sequence MPFTFRKSFKIFPGVRLNVNRRSLSITTGGRGGPRHTTSTSGRETTSMDLPGPFGWRRTRRRRR from the coding sequence ATGCCTTTCACCTTCCGTAAGAGCTTCAAGATCTTCCCGGGTGTGCGGTTGAACGTCAATCGCCGCTCGCTGTCGATCACCACCGGCGGTCGGGGCGGCCCCCGGCACACCACCAGCACATCCGGCCGGGAGACCACCTCGATGGATCTGCCCGGCCCCTTCGGCTGGCGCCGCACCCGACGCCGTCGGCGCTGA